One stretch of Candidatus Zymogenus saltonus DNA includes these proteins:
- a CDS encoding carboxymuconolactone decarboxylase family protein has product MKNLLDLENGLRRVFNNFINFATVEKMTQKFDKKVFTASLLTKDLGILLYNLPHIIGSLRSKKISKAFKEKIMIVVTAVNGCIYCAWFHAKQAVSSGISEDEVKNMLNLQFKADASDFETMGLLYAQHYAETNRNPNEEMKARLFEYYGEKTAKHIILIIRMIFFGNLSGNTFDAFLSRLRGNKAQNSNVIFELFFFIFTAPFLIPLIPFTKKIQN; this is encoded by the coding sequence TTGAAGAATCTTCTTGACTTAGAAAATGGATTAAGAAGGGTATTTAATAATTTTATAAACTTTGCAACAGTAGAAAAAATGACACAAAAATTTGACAAAAAAGTATTCACAGCAAGTTTGCTAACAAAGGATTTAGGAATTCTTTTATACAATCTTCCGCACATTATTGGTTCGTTGCGAAGTAAAAAAATAAGTAAAGCTTTTAAGGAAAAAATTATGATCGTGGTTACTGCGGTCAATGGATGTATCTATTGTGCATGGTTTCATGCGAAACAAGCGGTATCAAGCGGAATAAGTGAAGATGAAGTAAAAAATATGTTAAACCTGCAATTCAAGGCGGATGCCTCTGATTTTGAGACAATGGGACTATTATACGCACAACATTATGCTGAAACCAACAGAAATCCAAATGAAGAAATGAAAGCAAGATTGTTCGAGTATTATGGAGAAAAGACAGCAAAACATATAATTCTAATAATTAGGATGATTTTCTTTGGAAACCTTTCGGGAAATACATTTGATGCTTTTTTAAGCCGATTGAGAGGGAACAAGGCCCAAAATAGTAATGTTATTTTTGAACTATTTTTTTTCATCTTTACTGCTCCTTTCTTAATCCCACTTATTCCTTTTACAAAAAAAATACAAAACTAA
- a CDS encoding (2Fe-2S)-binding protein — translation MKEVVKIELNGEEIEVKKGATLLSIARERHVYIPTLCHNDALEPYGVCRMCLVEIEERGRMRVVTSCNYPAKEGLKVKTDTERVVLTRNVVIELLLARAPENEEIKKLAEFYGVKGGRLELVNDECILCGMCVRTCDEVVGVKALGFANRGIDRVPATPFMESSETCIGCGSCVYVCPTGYIKMRDENGKRYIENWKVELELSRCESCGAYIAPKRQLDYIRNLADLPEDFYNLCWNCR, via the coding sequence ATGAAAGAAGTCGTTAAAATAGAGCTCAACGGTGAAGAGATAGAGGTCAAAAAGGGAGCGACGCTCCTTTCCATAGCCAGGGAGAGACATGTTTACATACCGACCCTGTGCCACAACGACGCCCTCGAGCCCTACGGGGTTTGCAGGATGTGCCTCGTCGAGATCGAAGAACGGGGAAGGATGAGGGTGGTAACCTCCTGCAACTACCCGGCAAAAGAGGGGCTCAAGGTAAAAACCGATACAGAGCGGGTTGTCTTAACAAGAAACGTTGTCATCGAGTTGCTCCTTGCCCGGGCGCCTGAAAACGAGGAGATAAAAAAACTGGCCGAATTCTACGGGGTTAAGGGGGGAAGGCTCGAGCTCGTAAACGACGAGTGCATCCTGTGCGGCATGTGCGTCAGGACGTGCGACGAGGTTGTGGGGGTCAAGGCCCTCGGATTCGCAAACAGGGGAATCGACAGGGTCCCCGCGACGCCGTTTATGGAGTCTTCGGAGACATGCATTGGGTGCGGCTCCTGCGTCTACGTATGTCCGACCGGATACATCAAGATGAGGGATGAAAACGGCAAAAGATATATCGAGAATTGGAAGGTCGAGCTCGAACTTTCGAGGTGCGAGAGCTGCGGCGCGTATATCGCCCCTAAAAGACAGCTCGATTATATCAGGAACCTTGCCGACCTTCCCGAAGATTTCTATAATTTATGTTGGAATTGCAGATAA
- a CDS encoding gliding-motility protein MglA, protein MSFINYPAREINCKIVYYGPGLCGKTTNLQYIYKKTNPDAKGKMISLATETERTLFFDFLPLSLGEIRGFKTRFHLYTVPGQVFYDASRKLILKGVDGIVFVADSQVERMEANVESVENLKANLVEQGYSLDLIPYVMQYNKRDLPNAAPVEEMRKLLNPNGVPEFESIATEGPGVFETLKSVAKLVLVELKKGAGG, encoded by the coding sequence ATGTCATTTATCAATTATCCGGCAAGAGAAATTAACTGTAAGATAGTTTATTATGGTCCCGGATTGTGCGGCAAAACTACAAATTTACAGTATATATATAAGAAGACAAATCCGGATGCCAAGGGCAAGATGATATCCCTGGCAACCGAAACGGAGAGGACCCTCTTCTTTGACTTTCTCCCCTTGTCCCTTGGGGAAATCAGGGGCTTTAAAACGAGATTCCACCTGTACACCGTTCCGGGGCAGGTGTTCTACGATGCAAGCAGAAAACTGATACTTAAAGGGGTGGACGGGATCGTCTTTGTGGCCGATTCCCAGGTCGAGCGCATGGAGGCCAATGTAGAAAGTGTAGAAAACCTGAAAGCAAATCTGGTGGAACAGGGTTATTCCCTCGATTTGATTCCCTACGTAATGCAGTATAACAAGAGGGACCTACCAAACGCCGCCCCGGTCGAAGAAATGAGGAAACTGCTGAATCCGAACGGCGTGCCTGAATTCGAGTCGATAGCGACCGAAGGGCCGGGCGTGTTCGAGACACTTAAGTCGGTGGCCAAGCTCGTCCTCGTCGAGCTCAAGAAGGGGGCAGGCGGGTAG
- a CDS encoding roadblock/LC7 domain-containing protein, with protein sequence MSFTQLVLYEEEFKRINDVLTKLYSETNAKVIFLVDRNGQLIANTGETENLDTTSLASLTAGNIAATGSMAKLLGEKEFTIIFHEGYRDNIYISIVGRRVIMVVIFDERSSLGLVRLRAKKAGDDLTTIFDELLRKVDSKTEEGVSPFAEITDDDIDKLFSE encoded by the coding sequence ATGAGCTTTACACAGCTTGTCCTTTATGAGGAAGAGTTCAAGAGAATAAACGATGTCTTGACAAAACTCTACTCCGAGACAAATGCCAAGGTTATCTTTCTTGTTGACAGGAATGGTCAGCTGATTGCAAATACCGGCGAGACCGAGAACCTTGACACTACTTCTCTGGCGTCCCTTACCGCGGGTAACATCGCCGCCACAGGAAGTATGGCCAAACTCTTGGGAGAAAAAGAATTTACCATTATCTTCCACGAGGGATATAGGGATAATATCTATATCTCGATAGTCGGCAGACGCGTAATTATGGTTGTTATATTCGATGAACGATCCTCGTTGGGACTCGTAAGATTAAGGGCCAAGAAGGCTGGGGATGATCTGACGACGATTTTTGATGAGTTACTCAGAAAAGTGGATTCAAAAACGGAAGAAGGCGTTTCACCCTTCGCTGAAATCACCGACGATGATATTGACAAGCTCTTTAGCGAGTAG